In Coriobacteriia bacterium, the following are encoded in one genomic region:
- the rlmH gene encoding 23S rRNA (pseudouridine(1915)-N(3))-methyltransferase RlmH has product MKITIIAVGKLKERFWREAVAEYMKRLQSYADVRIIEIADRDSDKLSDDRVLEQEGADIIRAIPSGSHVVLLAIEGKLLSSPGLAERIAELGLHGTSSVTFIVGGSLGVCSAVRSAVQESVSFGAITLPHNLARVVLVEQVYRAFRINRGEPYHK; this is encoded by the coding sequence ATGAAGATCACCATCATCGCGGTCGGCAAGCTGAAAGAACGTTTTTGGCGTGAGGCCGTCGCCGAGTACATGAAACGTCTGCAGTCCTATGCCGATGTCCGTATCATCGAGATCGCCGATCGAGATTCCGATAAGCTGTCCGATGATCGTGTGCTGGAGCAAGAAGGTGCGGATATCATAAGAGCGATTCCCTCAGGCTCGCATGTGGTGTTACTCGCTATCGAAGGCAAACTTTTGTCGAGCCCCGGTTTGGCCGAGAGAATCGCGGAGCTCGGATTGCACGGGACATCTTCTGTGACGTTTATCGTCGGCGGGTCGCTCGGTGTTTGTTCGGCGGTACGATCGGCGGTACAAGAGAGTGTGTCATTCGGTGCCATTACGCTCCCACACAATCTCGCACGCGTGGTGCTCGTCGAACAGGTTTACCGTGCATTTCGAATTAACAGAGGCGAACCATACCACAAATAG
- a CDS encoding NADH-quinone oxidoreductase subunit N, translated as MTGYMTFLPYALLLVGVAWALFAEKLPGGDRGAALVGGILTLAAGALFLWSSAGQKVFGMKIWFTYDSRVASMGICLLTALWLFWVASRATGRVREATALGMLSAMGSCLMVGAFDLVVMVLAIELATMPAYVLIGYRKDHLNGLEGAIKYFLLSVLSSLVMIYGVTFLYGIMGTSSFSGFNLAKAGTIGLVGVLLLFVGIFAKLSAAPFHYWAPDAYEGAESWIVAFVASVPKIAGIVLAVRLVAVINTFSAKTAATSSLGTVLAIAAVASMILGSFAALTQKDTRRVMAYSGVVNAGYMLIPLVSMSDSSVTSIVLYALFYATATMGILLVTASEGGKISDLAGLSKRRPAAAWGLAIFALSLIGVPPMAGFFGKFYMFTATVRGGHVWLVIIATIASVVSAFYYLRFVKAAFFDEETASDINVTIEGESAFDVGTGTAEKSAVAGQSGASTVFASVAIATCVVLTVVFGPLSGLLMAVLNSPSW; from the coding sequence ATGACGGGATATATGACATTTCTGCCCTATGCATTGCTTCTCGTCGGAGTTGCGTGGGCTTTGTTTGCAGAGAAGCTTCCCGGAGGTGATAGGGGGGCGGCGCTGGTCGGTGGAATACTGACGCTTGCCGCAGGTGCGTTGTTCCTGTGGAGTAGTGCCGGGCAGAAAGTCTTCGGAATGAAAATTTGGTTCACGTATGATTCCCGCGTGGCGAGCATGGGCATCTGCCTGCTTACCGCACTGTGGTTGTTCTGGGTTGCGAGCCGTGCAACAGGGCGTGTTCGCGAGGCGACGGCGCTCGGGATGCTCTCGGCGATGGGCAGTTGTCTGATGGTCGGAGCATTCGACTTGGTCGTCATGGTACTTGCCATCGAACTCGCAACTATGCCTGCTTATGTTTTGATAGGCTATCGCAAGGATCATCTCAACGGACTTGAAGGAGCGATAAAGTATTTCTTGCTCTCGGTTCTTTCGTCTCTCGTGATGATATACGGCGTAACCTTTCTTTACGGCATCATGGGTACTTCGAGTTTTTCCGGTTTCAATCTGGCGAAGGCCGGAACGATCGGTCTCGTCGGCGTGCTTTTACTGTTCGTCGGTATTTTCGCCAAACTCTCGGCTGCGCCGTTTCACTACTGGGCGCCCGATGCCTATGAAGGTGCCGAGTCCTGGATAGTCGCTTTCGTCGCAAGCGTGCCGAAAATCGCCGGTATCGTTTTGGCGGTTCGTTTGGTCGCCGTCATCAATACCTTTTCGGCAAAAACCGCGGCGACATCTTCGCTTGGCACCGTGCTGGCTATCGCCGCAGTCGCATCGATGATTTTAGGTTCATTCGCGGCGCTTACTCAGAAAGACACCCGTCGCGTCATGGCATATTCCGGCGTGGTGAACGCCGGCTACATGCTCATTCCACTTGTGAGTATGTCGGATTCTTCGGTCACTTCGATTGTGCTCTATGCGCTCTTTTATGCCACCGCCACAATGGGTATCTTGCTCGTCACGGCAAGTGAAGGCGGAAAGATTTCAGATCTCGCCGGACTTTCGAAGCGGCGGCCGGCGGCGGCGTGGGGGCTTGCGATTTTCGCGCTCTCTCTCATCGGTGTACCCCCGATGGCCGGGTTCTTCGGCAAGTTTTATATGTTTACCGCAACCGTGCGCGGCGGCCACGTGTGGCTTGTCATCATAGCGACGATCGCCTCCGTGGTCTCGGCATTTTACTATCTGCGCTTCGTCAAAGCCGCATTCTTCGATGAGGAGACGGCAAGCGATATCAACGTGACGATCGAAGGCGAGTCTGCGTTCGATGTCGGCACGGGTACGGCCGAGAAATCGGCAGTCGCCGGGCAGTCGGGCGCCTCCACGGTCTTTGCGAGTGTTGCGATAGCCACGTGTGTGGTGCTGACGGTGGTGTTTGGTCCCCTGTCGGGACTGCTCATGGCGGTTTTGAACAGTCCTTCGTGGTAA
- a CDS encoding NADH-quinone oxidoreductase subunit M, protein MLTLIMLLPLVGVLLCAILPKRREGAAKWIALVITGIDLILAAIALVQFKTGAGMQYVVQFDWIHQLGIQYYVGVDGLSLPIVALSSLLCFLAVIGSWKIDVKPKFYFAMILLLETGMNGVFSALDFVLFYVFWEIVLVPMYFIISQWGGQRRQYAAIKFFLYTFFGSVFMLVGIIALYLKTGTFDMIAMQSAHLGSGAVFGFQWWVFAAFFIGFAVKVPIWPLHTWLSDAHTEAPTAASVLLAGVMLKMGTYGFLRIALPILPQTFHHWQYAIAILGVISIVYGGLVAFAQTDMKRLVAYSSVAHMGFAMLGIASGTVVGLNAAMAVNIAHGLNTGMLFFLVGMIYDRTHTRQISELSGIASKMPVYAGIFCFAGFAGMGIPLLSGFIGEFLSIVGAWTSPAIPHWLVVIAGIGILIGATYMLWLIQRVIFGTPSPAVEAQSDISVREVITVVPLAALTLAIGVAWFLLLNFTDPVANAIGKLIGG, encoded by the coding sequence GTGCTCACGCTCATCATGTTACTTCCACTGGTAGGCGTTTTGCTTTGTGCAATTCTGCCTAAAAGACGCGAAGGCGCTGCGAAATGGATTGCCTTGGTCATAACGGGCATCGATCTCATTTTGGCCGCCATCGCGCTGGTTCAGTTCAAAACGGGCGCCGGCATGCAATATGTCGTTCAGTTCGACTGGATTCATCAACTTGGCATTCAATATTATGTCGGTGTCGACGGTCTCTCATTGCCCATCGTCGCGCTTTCATCGCTTCTGTGTTTCTTGGCGGTGATTGGAAGCTGGAAAATCGACGTGAAGCCGAAATTTTATTTCGCGATGATTTTGCTGCTCGAGACAGGAATGAACGGCGTTTTCTCTGCGCTCGATTTCGTACTCTTCTATGTATTTTGGGAAATCGTTCTCGTCCCCATGTATTTCATCATTTCGCAGTGGGGCGGCCAACGTCGTCAATATGCTGCCATCAAGTTCTTCCTCTATACGTTTTTCGGATCGGTTTTCATGCTCGTCGGAATCATCGCCCTGTACTTGAAGACCGGCACGTTTGATATGATTGCAATGCAGTCGGCGCATCTGGGCTCCGGAGCGGTGTTCGGCTTCCAATGGTGGGTGTTTGCCGCGTTCTTCATCGGATTTGCGGTCAAGGTGCCTATATGGCCGTTGCACACGTGGCTGTCCGATGCCCATACCGAAGCTCCGACCGCCGCATCGGTGCTCCTCGCCGGCGTCATGCTGAAGATGGGAACGTACGGATTCTTGCGTATCGCCCTGCCGATTTTGCCTCAGACGTTTCACCATTGGCAGTACGCGATCGCCATCCTCGGTGTCATTTCGATAGTCTACGGAGGACTCGTCGCCTTCGCGCAGACCGACATGAAGCGGCTCGTCGCCTATTCGTCGGTCGCACACATGGGTTTTGCAATGCTCGGTATCGCTTCGGGAACGGTGGTGGGGCTTAACGCCGCTATGGCGGTCAACATCGCTCACGGGCTCAATACCGGTATGCTCTTCTTCCTCGTCGGTATGATCTACGATCGTACGCATACGCGTCAGATTTCCGAGTTGTCGGGAATAGCCTCCAAAATGCCGGTCTATGCGGGAATCTTTTGCTTCGCCGGATTTGCCGGTATGGGGATTCCGTTGCTTTCCGGATTTATAGGAGAGTTCCTCTCGATTGTTGGAGCATGGACGAGCCCGGCCATCCCTCATTGGCTCGTGGTCATCGCCGGCATCGGAATTCTGATCGGGGCGACGTACATGTTGTGGCTCATACAACGCGTCATTTTCGGGACGCCGAGCCCGGCTGTCGAGGCACAATCCGATATCTCCGTGCGTGAAGTTATAACCGTCGTGCCTTTGGCGGCGCTGACGCTTGCGATAGGAGTTGCGTGGTTCTTGCTCTTAAACTTTACCGATCCGGTCGCAAACGCCATCGGAAAGCTGATTGGTGGCTAG
- a CDS encoding arginine--tRNA ligase, with translation MKGYFVKSTVSGLVYDALTAAIDKGELTLGSVPDPAIERPRDVSHGDWATMVALRCAKEANMTPRAVAEIIAAHLTDTDDIESVDIAGPGFINVHLSQAALAKQLKAIRLADTAYGSSQNGRGQKVQVEFVSANPVGPMHVGHGRWAALGDSMARVLSFTGHEVQREFYINDAGVQMDTFGRSVSARYLELCGIEVEFPEEGYQGAYIKDIAQEIFNEEGASWAEATPQERQHHFKELAYKQVLAHLQKVLHDFGVDFDVWFSERTLRAKQADGATAIEKAIAALTAAGFIYEKDGALWFRSTDFKDDKDRVLVKADGDYTYFAADIAYHQNKFDRGFDRVIDIWGADHHGYVARMKGACAALGHEGKLDVVIGQLVNLFRSGKLVRMSKRTGEMVTFEELVEETGADASRYWFLRRSTDQQVDFDIDLAREQSSDNPIYYVQYAHARICSIIRKAFNAPGDAAVDVLSQKIAPDTDLSFITEAAELDLIRKLTEFPEVVEAASAQLAPSKLTRYAEDLAATFHHFYSQCRVMHDDTSIADARLFLVDATRRTLRNVFSLLGIQAPERM, from the coding sequence ATGAAAGGCTACTTCGTGAAAAGCACTGTTTCCGGGCTTGTCTATGATGCATTGACAGCCGCAATCGATAAAGGCGAACTCACACTCGGCTCCGTTCCGGACCCGGCAATCGAGCGTCCGCGCGATGTGTCCCACGGCGACTGGGCGACGATGGTTGCCCTGCGTTGTGCGAAAGAAGCGAACATGACACCGCGCGCCGTTGCAGAAATCATCGCCGCGCACCTGACCGACACGGACGATATCGAAAGTGTAGACATCGCCGGTCCCGGTTTCATCAACGTGCATCTCTCACAGGCTGCGCTTGCTAAGCAACTCAAAGCGATTCGTCTCGCTGACACGGCCTATGGTTCGTCTCAAAACGGTCGAGGACAAAAAGTCCAAGTCGAGTTCGTTTCCGCAAACCCGGTGGGGCCCATGCACGTAGGGCACGGTCGGTGGGCGGCGCTCGGCGATTCCATGGCTCGTGTCTTGTCTTTTACCGGACATGAAGTTCAGCGAGAGTTTTATATCAATGATGCCGGTGTCCAGATGGATACGTTCGGCCGGTCCGTTTCAGCACGCTATCTCGAACTTTGCGGCATCGAGGTCGAGTTTCCCGAAGAGGGCTATCAAGGCGCTTACATCAAAGACATCGCGCAAGAAATTTTTAATGAAGAGGGCGCCTCGTGGGCTGAGGCGACCCCGCAAGAGCGTCAACATCACTTCAAGGAACTCGCTTACAAACAGGTTCTCGCTCACCTGCAAAAGGTGCTTCACGATTTCGGCGTGGATTTCGATGTGTGGTTCAGCGAGCGCACGCTGCGCGCAAAACAGGCCGACGGCGCCACTGCGATCGAGAAGGCCATCGCCGCGTTGACCGCGGCCGGCTTCATCTATGAAAAGGATGGAGCGCTTTGGTTTCGCTCGACCGATTTCAAAGATGATAAAGACCGCGTACTGGTCAAGGCCGACGGGGATTATACGTATTTCGCCGCGGACATCGCCTACCATCAAAATAAATTCGACCGCGGCTTCGACCGCGTCATAGATATATGGGGTGCCGATCATCACGGGTATGTCGCACGCATGAAGGGAGCTTGTGCAGCTCTCGGACATGAGGGAAAGCTCGATGTCGTCATCGGTCAGCTCGTCAATTTGTTCCGTTCGGGCAAGCTTGTGCGCATGTCGAAACGTACCGGCGAAATGGTCACGTTCGAGGAACTCGTCGAGGAAACCGGCGCCGATGCCTCCCGCTATTGGTTTTTACGCCGCTCCACCGACCAGCAGGTCGATTTCGATATCGATTTGGCGCGCGAGCAGTCAAGCGACAACCCGATATATTACGTTCAATACGCGCACGCACGTATTTGCTCTATAATCCGCAAGGCGTTTAACGCTCCCGGCGATGCGGCCGTCGATGTTCTCTCACAAAAAATCGCGCCCGATACCGACCTGTCGTTCATCACCGAGGCAGCTGAGCTCGACCTCATTCGCAAACTCACCGAGTTTCCCGAAGTCGTCGAGGCGGCCTCTGCACAACTCGCACCGAGTAAGCTCACCCGTTATGCGGAAGATCTCGCGGCCACATTCCACCATTTCTATTCGCAGTGTCGCGTGATGCACGATGATACGTCCATTGCCGACGCGCGCTTGTTCTTGGTGGATGCCACGCGCCGTACGCTCCGCAACGTCTTTTCACTTCTCGGTATCCAGGCCCCGGAAAGGATGTAA
- a CDS encoding NADH-quinone oxidoreductase subunit L, protein MGWIIAIPSLPIIAFILTVCLPRSLRNKVRFIPVIGMLVSAILAVVAVVRVFPGSEMGRVLWSTTWALAPLAGKPLTLTLSLDSLGVLILAMVSIVGACVQVFSLFYMKDDDRRGWYFSVLSLFTAAMLFLVISGDLLFTFAMWEIMGLCSYLLIGFWYQDEAPRKASQKAFLVTRAADIGFIIALAAVYMTCGTFNIDTILGSAGSWTPATLLVVSLGLIWAAMGKSAQWPLMVWLPDAMAGPTPASALIHAATMVAAGVFVLARMLPVIALSAFALGVLTWVGIITALIGGLLACFQTDIKKMLAYSTISQLGLMFVGLGANAQVATLFHLTTHAFFKSLLFLAAGIIIHATHTQDMRKMGGLARKMPATMIVFSIGAFSLAGLVPLSGFFSKDEIFAAVFRNGNWTVFVLALLMGMLTAIYVAKSWLTVFFGKPRTKGVHEGTALELVPVGILAVITLVLGFLSPTFARYLGEVGKWPEVSLATVSTIVTLAGGLIGFLMYSGAIDTVKLTNRFKGLSTALEQKLYFDYAYELLIITPYMRLADALWYFDAHVIDGIVNGVASGFTALSAMSWKFDDSVIDGAVNAAAAGSKKLGDGLRKIQSGRVLNYQRLVIGAVVLLLFVVVIMKGA, encoded by the coding sequence ATGGGCTGGATTATAGCAATACCGAGTCTTCCGATCATCGCGTTTATCCTCACGGTGTGTCTGCCGCGTTCGCTTCGCAATAAGGTGCGCTTCATCCCGGTGATCGGCATGTTGGTCTCGGCGATACTTGCAGTCGTCGCCGTGGTACGCGTCTTCCCCGGAAGTGAGATGGGACGTGTCCTGTGGTCGACAACGTGGGCGCTGGCGCCTTTGGCCGGCAAGCCCCTGACGTTGACGCTTTCGCTTGATTCGCTCGGAGTTCTGATACTTGCAATGGTCAGTATCGTGGGCGCGTGTGTACAGGTGTTTTCACTGTTTTATATGAAAGATGACGACCGTCGCGGGTGGTACTTCAGCGTATTATCGCTCTTCACCGCGGCGATGTTGTTTTTGGTTATTTCGGGAGACTTGCTCTTCACGTTCGCAATGTGGGAAATCATGGGCTTGTGTTCCTATTTGCTCATCGGCTTTTGGTACCAAGACGAGGCACCGCGAAAGGCATCGCAAAAAGCGTTCCTGGTGACGCGCGCGGCAGACATCGGTTTCATCATCGCTTTGGCTGCGGTGTATATGACCTGCGGCACATTTAACATCGATACGATTTTGGGAAGCGCGGGCAGCTGGACCCCGGCGACGCTTCTCGTGGTGTCGCTCGGCTTGATATGGGCGGCAATGGGCAAATCGGCGCAATGGCCTTTGATGGTGTGGCTGCCTGATGCCATGGCCGGTCCGACTCCGGCATCGGCCCTCATCCATGCGGCTACCATGGTCGCCGCCGGCGTTTTCGTGCTCGCTCGCATGCTCCCCGTCATCGCGCTGTCCGCATTCGCGCTCGGTGTTTTGACATGGGTGGGTATCATCACCGCCCTCATCGGCGGATTGCTGGCATGTTTTCAGACTGACATCAAGAAGATGCTCGCCTATTCGACGATCAGTCAGCTCGGTCTGATGTTCGTCGGGCTCGGAGCGAACGCGCAGGTGGCGACATTGTTCCATTTGACGACGCACGCGTTTTTCAAATCGCTGCTGTTCTTGGCGGCAGGTATCATCATCCATGCGACGCATACGCAAGATATGCGCAAAATGGGCGGACTGGCACGTAAAATGCCCGCCACGATGATTGTGTTTTCGATAGGTGCGTTTTCACTGGCCGGTTTGGTGCCCCTGTCGGGCTTCTTCTCAAAAGACGAGATTTTCGCTGCCGTGTTTCGGAACGGGAACTGGACGGTGTTCGTGCTTGCTCTGCTCATGGGCATGCTCACGGCGATTTACGTCGCCAAATCGTGGCTCACCGTTTTTTTCGGCAAGCCGCGCACGAAAGGTGTTCATGAAGGCACCGCACTCGAGCTCGTTCCGGTCGGCATTCTTGCGGTCATCACACTCGTGCTCGGGTTTTTGAGTCCGACCTTCGCCCGGTATTTGGGCGAGGTGGGCAAATGGCCCGAAGTTTCCCTCGCGACTGTTTCAACGATTGTCACGCTTGCCGGCGGTCTCATCGGTTTCCTCATGTATTCCGGTGCCATCGATACGGTTAAACTCACCAATCGTTTCAAGGGGCTTTCGACGGCGCTCGAGCAGAAACTCTATTTCGATTACGCCTACGAACTTCTCATCATCACCCCCTATATGAGACTCGCGGATGCGCTTTGGTATTTTGACGCGCACGTCATTGACGGAATCGTCAACGGAGTCGCATCGGGATTCACGGCTCTCTCGGCGATGAGTTGGAAGTTCGACGATTCCGTCATCGACGGGGCGGTAAACGCCGCCGCGGCCGGCTCGAAAAAGTTGGGCGACGGATTGCGTAAGATTCAAAGCGGTCGTGTTCTCAATTATCAGCGTCTGGTTATCGGTGCTGTCGTCTTGTTATTGTTCGTCGTTGTTATTATGAAGGGGGCATAA
- the nuoK gene encoding NADH-quinone oxidoreductase subunit NuoK produces MRVGLDAFLLLSAALFSIGIYGAISKKSTIGILMSLEIMSIAITLNLVAIDRFVTPAAMTGWFFALFMMVTSAAEIGIGLALVIAIFRAGKTSEVSDLTELKG; encoded by the coding sequence ATGAGAGTCGGACTGGATGCATTTCTTCTCCTCTCGGCGGCGCTTTTTTCCATCGGCATATACGGTGCGATATCGAAAAAATCGACCATCGGCATTTTGATGTCTCTGGAAATCATGTCGATTGCGATTACGCTCAATCTTGTCGCAATCGATCGGTTCGTCACACCCGCCGCAATGACCGGCTGGTTTTTCGCGTTGTTCATGATGGTTACCTCCGCCGCCGAAATCGGCATAGGTCTCGCCCTCGTCATTGCGATATTCCGTGCGGGGAAAACAAGCGAAGTCAGCGATCTCACCGAGTTGAAGGGATAG